A stretch of DNA from Methanobrevibacter gottschalkii DSM 11977:
TAAAAATGTACTTTGATTCTAACTTTTGGTTTGTTTGGATGATTTTAGGTGTTTATCTGTTCATTCCGATTATAAATTCGTTTATTAAAGAATATGATATGAGAGGTGTAGAATACTTTTTATTGATCTGGGGAGGAGTGATGTTTTTAAACACAATCGGGCAGTATCCTTTTCATCAACTTGAATTAAGCTATTTTGCAGGATATTTAGGTTATTTTGTACTGGGTTACTATTTAGCCAATAAGAAATTCAGATTGTCCGATTCAAAGTTATTAGTGATTTCATTGCTGATATTTCTAACATTCACATTCATTAACATTGATTATACAATTACAATGTGCATCTTAAAAAATAAGTTACTCTATTATAAATATGAAACTATTGTTACTGTAGTGCAGTCTGCAGGATTATTCATGTTTATAAGATATTTTGCATTGGTTAGTAGCAATAAACCTGAATCGATTAAAAACAGAATTTATTTATTCTTTAAAGATTCATTCATGTTTAAAATAATATTTTCAATTAGCACTTTCAGCTACGGTATTTATTTAGCCCATTATAATCCGTTGTTTTTCCTTAAATATGAATATAAAATATTATTCACATTTAATCCGATTATATGGTTACCAATAATGATGATTGCAATAATAGGTAGTTCATGGTTTATTTTATGGATTTTTGATAAGATACCTGGTTTAAGAAATATAAATGGTGCACATTAAAAATAGAAATATCCCAAATCCAAATCTTGAAATAATTATTTTAGAACAATGAAATTTTATTTCACTACATCAATTGATAATAATAAACCTATGCTTTGCTAAATTTAATATAAATACATAAATATATCAAAAACAAAAATTTATTTGTAGATTAGAATTTCTCTATTCTATAAAAAATACTGGTGTTTTTAATGAATAAAAAGATAGGTTTTATTTTAGCTTTAGTAGTTATATCTTTAATGATGTGTTCTACTGTAAGCGCAGGTTTATTTGATTTTATGGGAGGAAGTGATTCATCAAATGATGATAATACTTTCGTTGTTGGTTTTGATGCAGAATTCCCACCATATGGATACAAAGACGATAGTGGAAACTACACTGGTTTCGACTTAGATTTAGCAAAAGAAGTTTGTGAAAGAAACAACTGGACATTCAAAGCCCAGCCAATTGACTGGGATGCTAAAGATGTAGAATTAGATTCTGGTTCTATTGACTGCATCTGGAATGGATTTACTATGGATGGAAGAGAAGACAACTACACTTGGTCTAACCCTTACTTTGACAACAAACAAATAATTGTTGTTAAATCCAACTCCGGAATCAACACTCCGGCTGATTTGAAAGGTAAAATAGTTGAAACACAAAAAGATTCCTCAGCTTTAGCTGCTCTTCAAGGAGATAACAAAACTTTAGCTGATACTTTTGGAACTTTAACTGAAGTTGCTGATTACAATACTGCATTCATGGATTTAGAATCCGGTGCTTGTGATGCAATTGCTATGGATATTGGTGTTGCAGAATACGATATTAAAAATAAAAACGCTACTAGTGATTACCAAATCCTAAAAGAATCCATTACCAGTGAAAAATATGGTATTGGATTCAAACAAGGAAACACTGATTTAAAAGACAAAGTACAATCTACCTTAGACGATATGTTTAAAGATGGTACTGTTGCTAAAATCGCACAAAAGTATGGTATCTCTGAAGATGCTTTAATCCAACCATAAAATTATTAGTTTTGAAGGGAGAATTTAATAAATGATATTAAGTAACGTGATTGGACAATTGCTCGGAGGTATGGTTACTTCGGTTGAAATATTTTTACTTACATTATTATTCTCTCTTCCTCTCGGTTTAGTTGTAGCCGGAGGAAGAATGAGTAAATTTGCACCATTAAGATGGCTAATGAAGATTTATATTTCAATAATGAGAGGTACACCATTAATGTTACAATTAATTATTGTATTTTTCGCACCGTATTATGTGTTTGGTATGAGTCTATCTGCAGATTATAGATTTATAGCAGTCATTATTGCATTTACAATTAACTATGCTGCGTATTTTGCTGAAATCTATAGAGGTGGAATTGAAGCTATTCCAAAAGGACAATACGAAGCGGCTCAGGTATTAGGATATAATAAATTTGAAACATTTTTCATAATCGTATTACCACAAGTATTTAAAATAGTTCTTCCTTCAATAACTAATGAGGTAATTACTCTTGTAAAGGATACTTCCCTCTCATTTGTTATTGCAATTCCAGAAATGTTTACTGTTGCAAAACAGATTGCAGCTGCAGATGCATCAATTGCTGCATTACTCGTTGCCGGTATATTCTACTATGTATTTAATGTAATAGTTGCATTTGTAATGGAACACTTAGAAAATAGATTAGATTATTATGACTAGAGGGATATAATGAGTTTACTTGAAATAAAAAACCTTAAAAAAAGCTTTGGAGATAATGTTGTTTTAAAGGATATTTCCCTTAATGTAGACAAAGGTGAGGTATTGTCCATTATTGGTCCATCCGGATCAGGTAAATCAACATTGCTTAGATGCATTACCGATCTTGAACAGGAAGACAGTGGAATTATCAATTTTGATGGCGCATTCGGATTGGTTTTCCAAGATTTTAATTTATTTCCACATCATTCAGTTATTAAAAATATTACGAATGCTCCTCTAAGAGTTCAAAAAAGGGATAGGACTGAAGTTTTCAATCATGCACGTCATTTGCTTAAAAAAATGGGTCTTGAAGATAAGGAAGATGCATATCCTTGTGAATTATCCGGCGGTCAGCAGCAAAGAGTATCAATTGCAAGAGCACTTGCAATGAATCCGGATATCTTATTTTTTGATGAACCAACTTCCGCACTTGATCCTGAGTTGACTGGAGAAATTTTAGCTGTAATAAAACAGTTAGCTGCAGATAATATGACAATGGTCATTGTTACTCATGAGATGAATTTTGCCCGTAAAGTCTCTGATTCAATTATTTTCATGGAAAATGGAGTAATCGTTGAAGAAGGTTCACCTGAAGAAGTATTCACATCCAATAATAAAAGAATGCAAGAATTCCTTGGAAAATTTAATGATTAAATTTTTTAATTTAATCTAAATAATCTCTTTTTTAAAATCAAACAGAATAATCACCATACCTATTTAATTTCCAAAAAATTTAATTGTTATTATCCAGTAATTTATTAGTAATGGTGATAGCTTGTCAAATATGGAAAATAATGATGTGGACTATCTTGTTATTTCTTACTATTTTCCTCCACGTTTAGAAACCAGTGGTTTAGTAGTTGCAAGAAAAATTATGGAAAAAAATCTTAATGTTGATGTTATTCAAAGTGCTTATGATGAATCTTCTGATTTTAATGAAATAATAAATAAACATATCAATAACAG
This window harbors:
- a CDS encoding acyltransferase; this translates as MYKVVNGRKRIFYLDFIRALAIILVVLAHVTRAFFQNSPAGSFNMCFVSQFIDFGVIGVPLFLMISGALLLNKDYELGDFLKRRYSRVLVPFLFWAMIFPISKILFEGQVATVANFIKMYFDSNFWFVWMILGVYLFIPIINSFIKEYDMRGVEYFLLIWGGVMFLNTIGQYPFHQLELSYFAGYLGYFVLGYYLANKKFRLSDSKLLVISLLIFLTFTFINIDYTITMCILKNKLLYYKYETIVTVVQSAGLFMFIRYFALVSSNKPESIKNRIYLFFKDSFMFKIIFSISTFSYGIYLAHYNPLFFLKYEYKILFTFNPIIWLPIMMIAIIGSSWFILWIFDKIPGLRNINGAH
- a CDS encoding amino acid ABC transporter substrate-binding protein, with product MNKKIGFILALVVISLMMCSTVSAGLFDFMGGSDSSNDDNTFVVGFDAEFPPYGYKDDSGNYTGFDLDLAKEVCERNNWTFKAQPIDWDAKDVELDSGSIDCIWNGFTMDGREDNYTWSNPYFDNKQIIVVKSNSGINTPADLKGKIVETQKDSSALAALQGDNKTLADTFGTLTEVADYNTAFMDLESGACDAIAMDIGVAEYDIKNKNATSDYQILKESITSEKYGIGFKQGNTDLKDKVQSTLDDMFKDGTVAKIAQKYGISEDALIQP
- a CDS encoding amino acid ABC transporter permease; translated protein: MILSNVIGQLLGGMVTSVEIFLLTLLFSLPLGLVVAGGRMSKFAPLRWLMKIYISIMRGTPLMLQLIIVFFAPYYVFGMSLSADYRFIAVIIAFTINYAAYFAEIYRGGIEAIPKGQYEAAQVLGYNKFETFFIIVLPQVFKIVLPSITNEVITLVKDTSLSFVIAIPEMFTVAKQIAAADASIAALLVAGIFYYVFNVIVAFVMEHLENRLDYYD
- a CDS encoding amino acid ABC transporter ATP-binding protein, coding for MSLLEIKNLKKSFGDNVVLKDISLNVDKGEVLSIIGPSGSGKSTLLRCITDLEQEDSGIINFDGAFGLVFQDFNLFPHHSVIKNITNAPLRVQKRDRTEVFNHARHLLKKMGLEDKEDAYPCELSGGQQQRVSIARALAMNPDILFFDEPTSALDPELTGEILAVIKQLAADNMTMVIVTHEMNFARKVSDSIIFMENGVIVEEGSPEEVFTSNNKRMQEFLGKFND